The genome window ATGGCAACCTATATAACTCTAGAATATACACGGTTCGTCAGAGGCAAATGATCTTCTATTATTTCAGGGCGCAGAGTACGAGGTGCTGGATGATTCTCAGGAACATTGGTGGAAAGTCAAAGATGAACACGGGTACGTAAACGTACTGTTACATTTGACGAACTAACGTGACGGATgtaaacgaaagaaaaatagtACCTATATATGGTATGCGTAAGCGTTCGAAAATATTACGAGCAGAATCTGAACCATCCAAGCTCTTTGCATAGAAAGATATAATAAAGGAAAACAATTCCGCCTTTGTGCTATTTCGCGTTTGATCGACTCAACGATAATTGAAGAAGCTCGTGGAagctatttaaattttaatctcGATTTTAGGGAGCAAACTGAATAAAAGTTTTGTAAATTTTACTCCACTTTTGTTGAAACCTCGTGTCGCTTTTATGCAATGTTCCCTCTATTGTAATGGCTTAAAGAAAGGAATTTTAGAATGATCGAAAGCCTGTGCACACGTTGCATGTCCCGGGGTCTTTCAAAGTCTCGGTTTTCGCCAGTCATCGCGTTTCATATTCCGTAATGACTACTTAGTATGCCCAAAAGCGGATTACCCGCAAGGGCTGTGTTTGTTGTGCGCTGAATGGCCGAGAATTCGAGGCACAGAGCCGGCCTTGATTCGTAAACACGAGTATAAGGAAACGTGGCTGGTGTCAAGGAAGCACGAACCAAGGAGAACTAGGACAGGATACGATATTACTATGCGCTTAATCGATGCGGACGTGCGTAAAATTTCTGATCGTAAATTCGTGTCGAAATTGAAAATGCTCTACCGAACCACCGAGCGATCGACTCGAGGAACGTTCAAACAAAATTGTTAAAACTTAACTTACTACGGAATGCCTCCTAAACACAACAATTATTTGGCCCTGGATTCTAATATTCGCATGGTTTACTGTCTGATTTCAGATCCATTGGTTACATTCCTAGCAATTACGTGAAGGAAAAGGAACTTCTGGGTCTTCAGAAATACGAGTAAGCGCGGATTGAATTTTGTTTCGAAGGAACGGGACTCACGAACGATACTAATCGAACGTATTGTTTGAAATTGCAGATGGTACGTGGGCGATATGTCCAGACAACGCGCAGAATCATTGCTCAAACAAGAAGACAAAGAAGGATGTTTCGTCGTTCGCAATTCTTCTACCAAAGGACTTTACACGCTTTCCCTCTACACTAAAGTGTAAACATcgtttattttcaatatttacaCACATTGCTAGATAGTATAAAATACGTCCGTATCGTTACAGCCCTCATCCTCACGTGAAACACTATCACATCAAGCAAAATACAAGGGGAGAATTTTATTTGTCTGAAAAGCATTGCTGTGGCTCTATACCCGACTTGGTGAATTATCACAGGCATAACAGCGGAGGATTAGCCAGTAGGTTGAAGACCAGCCCCTGCGATCGTCCAGTACCACCAACCGCTGGTCTCAGTCATGGTTTGTAATTCCCTCACAATCAAATTTCTAGTAGGAGAGTACGTATTTGAGCTACTTATTTTACCAAGCCGTTCAACTCCACAAAAGTAAAGAAATTTATGAAATCGTATACATTATTTCTTAAGGTTCTCGATTCATTGTGTCCAGCaaggaaatttattttaaatatgaagAGGTAGAGTTAATCGCTTTGGTCTGTAAACGGCCGTTCCTCGAACAATTCTCATAAATTCACGAGTTTCTAAAACATTTAATATGCGCTTGATTCGCAGATAAATGGGAAATCGATCCGGCAGAGCTGCATTTGTTGGAGGAACTTGGCTCTGGACAATTCGGAGTCGTGCGAAGAGGAAAATGGCGTGGATCTATAGACGTTGCTGTTAAAATGATGAAGGGGGGCACTATGTCTGAAGATGATTTTATAGAAGAAGCTAAAGTGATGACGTAAGCGAATAATTGAGTGGCTATTCGGAAGAAGGGGCCATCTGCTAAAACCCTGTTTCGACTAAAGATCTAGAAAAGCCCTCCTTTCGTATAACTACTCGATTGTGGTAACCCATcgggaataaataaataaatgttgaaTTCTCTCGCCTAGGAAACTTCAACACCAAAACTTGGTCCAGTTGTATGGCGTTTGCAGTAAAGATAGACCGATATACATTGTCACCGAGTACATGCGACATGGATCTCTTCTCAACTACCTCCGTCGTCACGAGGGAACATTAGGAGCAAATGTTGGCCTCCTGTTAGACATGTGCATACAGGTGAAGTCGATGCTTCGACACGATTCTTGTACAAATAACATCTCATAACTTTCAACgatgaagaaaatatttaaaatattctccTGCAAACTATTCCTATAATTCTGATCGTAGGTTTGTAAAGGAATGGCTTATTTGGAAAGGCATAACTACATTCACAGAGATCTTGCTGCGCGCAACTGCTTAGTGGGCTCAGAAAACGTAGTAAAAGTTGCGGACTTTGGACTGGCGAGGTGAGGATGGAGGTTTATA of Colletes latitarsis isolate SP2378_abdomen chromosome 3, iyColLati1, whole genome shotgun sequence contains these proteins:
- the Btk29a gene encoding tyrosine-protein kinase Btk29A isoform X3, translating into MMVISALKHVANAATNAVHSATNSTTGHGHANSGTPSTPIMPGGTPGTPSSKTKDKIMMRTKVVVALYPFRAIEGGDLSLEKGAEYEVLDDSQEHWWKVKDEHGSIGYIPSNYVKEKELLGLQKYEWYVGDMSRQRAESLLKQEDKEGCFVVRNSSTKGLYTLSLYTKVPHPHVKHYHIKQNTRGEFYLSEKHCCGSIPDLVNYHRHNSGGLASRLKTSPCDRPVPPTAGLSHDKWEIDPAELHLLEELGSGQFGVVRRGKWRGSIDVAVKMMKGGTMSEDDFIEEAKVMTKLQHQNLVQLYGVCSKDRPIYIVTEYMRHGSLLNYLRRHEGTLGANVGLLLDMCIQVCKGMAYLERHNYIHRDLAARNCLVGSENVVKVADFGLARYVLDDQYTSSGGTKFPIKWAPPEVLNYTRFSSKSDVWAYGVLMWEVFTCGKMPYGRLKNTEVVERVQRGIILERPKACFKEVYEVMRKCWAHCPEVRPSFRVLKEQLISVSQGLLND
- the Btk29a gene encoding tyrosine-protein kinase Btk29A isoform X4, with protein sequence MPGGTPGTPSSKTKDKIMMRTKVVVALYPFRAIEGGDLSLEKGAEYEVLDDSQEHWWKVKDEHGSIGYIPSNYVKEKELLGLQKYEWYVGDMSRQRAESLLKQEDKEGCFVVRNSSTKGLYTLSLYTKVPHPHVKHYHIKQNTRGEFYLSEKHCCGSIPDLVNYHRHNSGGLASRLKTSPCDRPVPPTAGLSHDKWEIDPAELHLLEELGSGQFGVVRRGKWRGSIDVAVKMMKGGTMSEDDFIEEAKVMTKLQHQNLVQLYGVCSKDRPIYIVTEYMRHGSLLNYLRRHEGTLGANVGLLLDMCIQVCKGMAYLERHNYIHRDLAARNCLVGSENVVKVADFGLARYVLDDQYTSSGGTKFPIKWAPPEVLNYTRFSSKSDVWAYGVLMWEVFTCGKMPYGRLKNTEVVERVQRGIILERPKACFKEVYEVMRKCWAHCPEVRPSFRVLKEQLISVSQGLLND